A region of the Phaseolus vulgaris cultivar G19833 chromosome 11, P. vulgaris v2.0, whole genome shotgun sequence genome:
TCACTTGTATAAGTGTAATCTTGGTGTGTTTCTCCCACTCCCCTAACAACCAAATTCCCTTGGATAACCATAGTACCCTGACCATCCTGCACATTTTCGACAGACCTCTTTGAAAATCCATAAGCCGAGCTCCTAGACTTGTCCACGTTAAATCCCAAAGTAACATTTGAAACGGATAAAGAAGTATCATTATCCTGATCTACCTCATCTGTGTTCAAGTATAGGGAAAAGTTTCTGTGTGTGTCCTGAACAAAGGGTGATGGAAGGTTAGCATGAACACTGTCATTGAAAAGAATCAGTTGCTTCACAATTTGCTTATTCCCATCTTTCGCCATCACCATTGAATTGTTGTAAACAAAGTCTTGGACAAAACTGGTGGTAACATTCCCATAGGAGGATCTTATCCAACCACTAGAAAAAATGGACCTCCTTGCACTAGTCCAAAATTTTCCATTCAAACCTTCAAAGTCAGTGACCAGAGACTCAGCCAGAGGCTTGACAACAAGATCCAAAACTCCTCCTTCTGTCTTACTGCTCTTCCAATCCAACCAAATATGCAAATTTGCGTCCACAAACCAAAGATTCAAAGCGTTCGTCACGGTGAACCCCACCGAATGGCTCTTCCCATCCAACAAGCTCCCCAAAAGTGGCGTGATCTCAATATCATAGGAGGGAAGATCAAATGAGCCAATTCCAGTAATAGGCCTCCACAAGAGGGGATTAACCCCTCCAGTGTAGATCACAGTAAAAGGCCAAACTGCACCCACAACCTTCCCATCAAGAGAAACCACAACCTCCCTAAAAGGACCACTCCCAGGCACATCGCTGAGGTTGTTGGCGATAAGATATTCCTCAGGAGGGTTACCGTACCAAAACTCATCCCTCTCATGAAACGAAACATACACCTCCAACACAGCCCTATAGGCATTCTGGGGCACCCTAAACTCCTTCAAACCCTCAGCAGTGGAATTGTCAATAACAAACCACAACCCATCATTCAGTGGGGGGTTTCTCGAAATGGGCAGGACCAAATCAGCAGGAACACCACCCCCAAACGCCAAAGCTCCGGCCTTTGAGTCAGACCCATCACCAAAACTCTTTCTCACAAAAGGGTAAAAGTGAATGGTGACATCAACATGGTAAACCCCAGTGTAGGTTTTATCCACCACGTTTCCCAGAAACACAGCAAAGGTTTGGTTTTGGGGATTCAACAACAAAGAATGGTACCTTGTGATGTCCTTGTGGACACTCCAAACAATGCCAGTGGCTCTTGGCTCTGCAGTGCAGCTTCTGAGAAGCTCAACCCCACCAAGCCACACACCGAAAATGCGATCAAATTGTCTTCCTCGGCAAGTGGCCTTCCACTCAAGCACGATTTTGGAGAAAGTTTTGAAGGGGCAGTGAGAGGGAGGGGTGTAGTTGGCCAGAACTGGGGGTTTGCCATAGGTGAAGCCAAAGTCGTGCTGGAGAATGTGGTGAGAGAAAGGTTTTGTTTTGGGGAGTTCAATGGGTCTTGTGACTTCAAAGTACTCCGTCGGTGGTGGAGGGTCGTCGGAAGATGTGAATTCAGAGGGAAAATCAAGGGCGTGTTGCTTGATTTTGTAGAGACTAGAAGCAGAAATGGAGAGAAAATGGGAGAAGATGAGAAAAACGAAGAGGAGGAAATAATTGTTCATGTTTGCTCTATGGAGTGATAATTGCTAAGATGATTCTAGTTCGAGAGTTGTTCCCTGCATatgaaacaaaacaaacaagttaaaaaggaGACTTTCCTTCTAAATTGTTTTGCATTTTAGGAAAATGCatatttatattgttatttCACCATGTTAGTCAAGTATTGTTTTTTCATTATATTCTTACCTAATTTTTGTGGAatgaaaaaggtaaaaaaaaaagtaactaatatgaaatataaaatgtattagaaaatcatatattaatatataaaaccTAAATAGTAtagcattttttattattgagaaACGAAATAAAATGGAAGTAACGTAGTAGTGCGTATTATCCATCAATGTAATGTGAACTTTTATTTGTgatacaataaatttataagTGACAAAATATGATAGgtgatataatataaaaaaaaaggatttgGTTTGGGAATGTGAATAGTATCTGAATTCATTCATTAATTAAATAGGGTACGAATAtagataatatttaattttttaaatttaagatatgaataaagatgagtatcattttaatattaaatatttaatagtactatatttcctttttaataattttgttttttatagaaaattattaaattaatatttggaGTAGTAAATAGGGTATACACGATCCTGATTGGAGATGGAAGGAACAAAAATTTGATACTGTATGGGTAGGTATATTGAGATAGGATAGGGATGAATGCGTGCGTGACACGTTTTAATCTCTTAATTTGGTTGGTGTGAACTTCAGAAAATAAAGTACTGTAACAACAATTAATTGCCAACAACATGAATAACTATAATTAATTGCCAACAACATGAATAACTAtacttagttttaaaatttgtaaaatttatatttaattttattataattataattataattatgataGTTGATTTTATAACTATTGAATTCTAGAATGCATTCTTCAAAActtaaattctaaaaaatatcatgtaaataatataacttagaaattaaaaaaaaatcaatagttTATGCAAAGATAGTGTGaatagtttaattttattttaatcagtCATATATCGAAATAACTACTATAGGAAGTGAGTTTGATTCTCTCTAATTATTATTATGGTGTGAATTCAAGATATGGTCTATGCACgtattttaaattactatttatatatacataaaactTTGGGTATATACAAGATATTCAGAAGGAGTTCAATAAAGTTTGTGGTTCTAGATGCTCTTACATGTCTGCACCTGCATTTGTATTTATTCATGTACGTAATATCATTATTGTggtatacaaaataaataagggACGCGTAAGCTactgaaataaattttaaatataagaaatatatatatatatatatatataacattttcaGTCTATAGATTATAAATATTCAATCTCATTCAAATGTCAACaatacataaaatataaacCATACATGGATCTATACAATCTAGTAGGGTTGGgaaaaaaaatatggtttttTCAAACTGCTCCACATTTACATTGCTCTAATCCATTAAAAATCCGTTTATCTAAATCCAGTTTTTAATTTGAtccacatttttattatattttcaaatcaGATATCCATTTTGTTTATATGGATTTTAgaaattggaaaattcaaatttctaaTCCAAATTTTTTAAAGGAGACTCTCACTCCCGTGCCTCTACCCAAACCACTTTTTATactttttctcatttttgttccctctctctctctctgcaccACTCTCTCCAACctcttattaattttttgtaattttatttgctcTCTTTCACACACATGAAACAACCAAgtcttgtacatttttttttataattttatttgctccaatattttatacataataaattaatataatattttcaaatttcaagtATTATAGGTAGGTGTATTTTAAtgttaagaatatatatattatgttatgtttaaattttttagtattattaaattataattttattatattttcttaatatttataatat
Encoded here:
- the LOC137824757 gene encoding peptide-N4-(N-acetyl-beta-glucosaminyl)asparagine amidase A, with amino-acid sequence MNNYFLLFVFLIFSHFLSISASSLYKIKQHALDFPSEFTSSDDPPPPTEYFEVTRPIELPKTKPFSHHILQHDFGFTYGKPPVLANYTPPSHCPFKTFSKIVLEWKATCRGRQFDRIFGVWLGGVELLRSCTAEPRATGIVWSVHKDITRYHSLLLNPQNQTFAVFLGNVVDKTYTGVYHVDVTIHFYPFVRKSFGDGSDSKAGALAFGGGVPADLVLPISRNPPLNDGLWFVIDNSTAEGLKEFRVPQNAYRAVLEVYVSFHERDEFWYGNPPEEYLIANNLSDVPGSGPFREVVVSLDGKVVGAVWPFTVIYTGGVNPLLWRPITGIGSFDLPSYDIEITPLLGSLLDGKSHSVGFTVTNALNLWFVDANLHIWLDWKSSKTEGGVLDLVVKPLAESLVTDFEGLNGKFWTSARRSIFSSGWIRSSYGNVTTSFVQDFVYNNSMVMAKDGNKQIVKQLILFNDSVHANLPSPFVQDTHRNFSLYLNTDEVDQDNDTSLSVSNVTLGFNVDKSRSSAYGFSKRSVENVQDGQGTMVIQGNLVVRGVGETHQDYTYTSDDGHCYSRKVGSSNFTILYDKIRHSCNKRSHSHLGPNPFKKLFYI